The following coding sequences lie in one Stenotrophomonas rhizophila genomic window:
- the groL gene encoding chaperonin GroEL (60 kDa chaperone family; promotes refolding of misfolded polypeptides especially under stressful conditions; forms two stacked rings of heptamers to form a barrel-shaped 14mer; ends can be capped by GroES; misfolded proteins enter the barrel where they are refolded when GroES binds), with translation MAAKDIRFGEDARSRMVRGVNILANAVKATLGPKGRNVVLEKSFGAPTITKDGVSVAKEIELADKFENMGAQMVKEVASRTNDDAGDGTTTATVLAQALIREGAKAVAAGMNPMDLKRGIDKAVIAAVAELKNISKPTADDKAIAQVGTISANSDESIGNIIAEAMRRVTKEGVITVEEGSGLDNELDVVEGMQFDRGYLSPYFINNQQSQTADLDDPYVLLHDKKISNVRDLLPVLEGVAKAGKPLLIIAEDIEGEALATLVVNTIRGIVKVVAVKAPGFGDRRKAMLEDMAVLTGGTVISEEIGLSLEKATIKDLGRAKKVQVSKENTTIIDGAGEKANIEARVTQIKTQIEDTSSDYDREKLQERVAKLAGGVAVIKVGASTEIEMKEKKDRVDDALHATRAAVEEGVVPGGGVALVRAVTALSGLKGANEDQNHGIQIALRAMEAPLREIVANAGEEPSVIVNRVKEGTGSFGYNAATGEFGDMLEFGILDPTKVTRSALQNAASIAGLMITTEAMVAEAPKKDDGAGAAGGGMGGMGGMGGMDF, from the coding sequence ATGGCTGCCAAAGATATTCGTTTCGGTGAAGACGCTCGTTCGCGCATGGTGCGCGGCGTCAACATTCTCGCCAATGCCGTCAAGGCAACCCTGGGCCCGAAGGGCCGCAACGTCGTGCTCGAAAAGAGCTTCGGCGCCCCGACCATCACCAAGGATGGCGTGTCCGTTGCCAAGGAAATCGAACTGGCTGACAAGTTCGAGAACATGGGCGCGCAGATGGTGAAGGAAGTTGCTTCCCGCACCAACGACGACGCCGGCGACGGCACCACCACCGCCACCGTGCTGGCCCAGGCCCTGATCCGCGAAGGCGCCAAGGCCGTTGCTGCCGGCATGAACCCGATGGACCTCAAGCGCGGTATCGACAAGGCCGTCATCGCCGCCGTCGCCGAGCTGAAGAACATCTCCAAGCCGACCGCTGACGACAAGGCCATTGCCCAGGTCGGCACGATCTCGGCCAACTCGGACGAGTCGATCGGCAACATCATCGCCGAAGCCATGCGCCGCGTGACCAAGGAAGGCGTCATCACCGTTGAAGAAGGCTCGGGCCTGGACAACGAGCTGGACGTCGTCGAAGGCATGCAGTTCGACCGTGGCTACCTGTCCCCGTACTTCATCAACAACCAGCAGTCGCAGACCGCTGACCTGGACGATCCGTACGTGCTGCTGCACGACAAGAAGATCTCCAACGTGCGCGACCTGCTGCCCGTGCTGGAAGGCGTCGCCAAGGCCGGCAAGCCGCTGCTGATCATCGCCGAAGACATCGAAGGCGAAGCGCTGGCCACCCTGGTGGTCAACACCATCCGTGGCATCGTCAAGGTCGTGGCCGTCAAGGCACCGGGCTTCGGTGATCGTCGCAAGGCGATGCTGGAAGACATGGCCGTGCTGACCGGCGGCACCGTGATCTCCGAGGAAATTGGTCTGTCGCTGGAAAAGGCGACGATCAAGGATCTGGGCCGCGCCAAGAAGGTGCAGGTCTCCAAGGAAAACACCACCATCATCGATGGCGCCGGCGAGAAGGCCAACATCGAAGCGCGTGTCACCCAGATCAAGACCCAGATCGAAGACACCTCGTCCGATTACGACCGTGAAAAGCTGCAGGAACGCGTGGCCAAGCTGGCCGGCGGCGTTGCCGTGATCAAGGTCGGTGCCTCGACCGAAATCGAAATGAAGGAAAAGAAGGATCGCGTCGACGACGCCCTGCACGCTACCCGTGCAGCCGTTGAAGAAGGCGTGGTCCCGGGCGGCGGCGTTGCGCTGGTCCGTGCAGTCACCGCGCTGAGCGGCCTGAAGGGTGCCAACGAAGACCAGAACCACGGCATCCAGATCGCCCTGCGCGCCATGGAAGCCCCGCTGCGCGAAATCGTGGCCAACGCCGGCGAAGAGCCGTCGGTCATCGTCAACCGCGTCAAGGAAGGCACCGGCAGCTTCGGCTACAACGCGGCCACCGGCGAATTCGGCGACATGCTGGAATTCGGCATCCTGGACCCGACCAAGGTGACCCGTTCGGCGCTGCAGAACGCTGCCTCGATCGCTGGCCTGATGATCACCACCGAAGCGATGGTTGCCGAAGCCCCGAAGAAGGATGACGGCGCTGGCGCAGCTGGCGGCGGCATGGGTGGCATGGGCGGCATGGGCGGCATGGACTTCTGA
- a CDS encoding LysR substrate-binding domain-containing protein, translating into MITMLRSAVRRVERLFLRYQERKTKVMGAVLPLLALRAFVETGRHGSLKAAADVMGVTPGAISQQLKLLQARTGVSLFTRSRHGVSLTPEGAQVHPALARAFDQIQDSMATLEAIHARQTLTISTVPSFAASWLVPRLGRFSERHPAIEVRVEASSALVDLRRDRIDIAIRHGLGQYRGLTARHLAAPVLLPVACPGLLASGPPIRTAADCLRYPLLQDSDRSDWTLWLRALGLPADERSERGAAFDDDVLLIRAAEAGQGIALVRDIYVQAEIASGRLAIAFDQPWPARFAYYAVTLPQAEGNPAIHAFLHWLQEEADAATHVL; encoded by the coding sequence ATGATCACGATGCTACGCAGCGCCGTACGCCGTGTAGAACGATTATTCCTTCGCTACCAAGAGAGAAAAACTAAGGTCATGGGTGCTGTTCTTCCCCTGCTCGCCCTGCGCGCCTTCGTTGAAACCGGCCGCCATGGCAGCCTCAAGGCGGCCGCCGATGTCATGGGCGTCACCCCCGGCGCGATCAGCCAGCAACTCAAGCTGCTGCAGGCGCGTACCGGGGTGAGCCTGTTCACCCGCAGCCGCCACGGGGTGTCGCTCACACCAGAGGGCGCACAGGTACACCCGGCACTGGCGCGCGCCTTCGACCAGATCCAGGACAGCATGGCCACGCTGGAGGCGATCCACGCGCGGCAGACGTTGACCATCAGCACCGTGCCCAGCTTTGCCGCGTCATGGCTGGTGCCGCGGCTGGGGCGGTTCAGCGAACGTCACCCGGCGATCGAAGTGCGCGTAGAGGCGTCATCGGCCTTGGTGGATCTGCGTCGCGACCGCATCGACATCGCGATCCGCCACGGTCTGGGCCAGTACCGTGGGCTCACCGCCCGTCACCTCGCCGCGCCCGTGCTGCTGCCGGTCGCGTGCCCGGGATTGCTTGCCAGCGGTCCGCCGATCCGAACGGCGGCCGACTGCCTGCGGTACCCGCTTTTGCAGGATTCCGATCGCAGCGATTGGACGCTGTGGTTGCGTGCGCTCGGCCTGCCCGCCGACGAACGCAGCGAACGGGGCGCGGCCTTCGACGATGACGTGTTGTTGATCCGCGCCGCCGAAGCCGGCCAGGGCATCGCGCTGGTGCGCGATATCTACGTGCAGGCCGAGATTGCCAGCGGGCGCTTGGCCATCGCGTTCGACCAACCGTGGCCCGCCCGGTTTGCGTACTACGCCGTAACCCTGCCGCAGGCCGAGGGGAACCCGGCCATCCACGCCTTTCTGCACTGGTTGCAGGAGGAAGCGGACGCAGCGACGCACGTGCTGTGA
- a CDS encoding glutathione S-transferase family protein, protein MSPASLHLYTDSSPNGFKITIALEELGLPYVLHHVRIDDGAHRHPDFLKLHPHGRIPVLVDAPRGITVFESAAILLYLAEQSGRLLPHASRARWDAITWLMFHSASVGPILGQRVHAEMFADAPHAPSIARYRRLSTEFFATLDQRLADRPWLAGEAYSIADIAGYGWMHIARLIGFDFSAYPNLSAWHLRMSQRPAVQRGVLLPEPATGP, encoded by the coding sequence GTGTCCCCAGCTTCGCTGCACCTGTACACCGACAGCTCGCCCAACGGCTTCAAGATCACCATTGCGCTGGAAGAGCTGGGCCTTCCTTATGTGCTGCACCACGTCCGCATCGACGATGGCGCGCATCGCCACCCTGATTTTCTCAAGCTGCATCCCCATGGCCGCATTCCGGTGCTGGTGGATGCGCCACGTGGCATCACGGTGTTCGAATCGGCCGCCATCCTGCTGTACCTCGCCGAGCAGAGCGGGCGGCTGTTGCCCCACGCGTCACGCGCGCGCTGGGACGCCATCACCTGGTTGATGTTCCACTCTGCCAGTGTCGGCCCGATCCTGGGCCAGCGCGTCCATGCGGAGATGTTCGCTGACGCGCCGCATGCGCCTTCCATCGCACGCTACCGCCGCTTGAGCACAGAGTTTTTCGCCACGCTCGACCAGCGCCTGGCCGACCGACCGTGGCTGGCCGGCGAGGCGTACTCCATCGCCGATATCGCCGGCTATGGGTGGATGCATATCGCACGACTCATCGGCTTCGATTTCAGCGCGTACCCGAACTTGAGTGCATGGCACCTGCGCATGTCGCAGCGGCCTGCGGTGCAGCGCGGCGTGCTGCTCCCCGAACCGGCCACCGGCCCCTGA
- a CDS encoding LLM class oxidoreductase, producing the protein MTLLTDITPMQAPLTGASAPMFARHAGYQRMFREGALTLGVFLPLRFYHGDMQVLAGQADLVSQLDRDGFAATWVRDVPLYDPLFGDAGQVFDPFTYLAYLAARTERLALATGAAIFSLRHPIDLAKSAATIDQLSGGRLVLGIASGDRPVEFPAYGLEHADRGERFAASVAYVRQLMQHGPLQIDSALGALQGVELLPKPVAGAIPLLVTGTSRQTLDWVGQHADGWLTYPEATHDAAGPKRLAAKIQAWRRSIPDGGFRPHVTNEWLDLVDDPNHPRTPLNGGYTLRTGRNGLIDLLGQWQQAGVNHAALGIQFSQRPAAEVLQELAEYVLPLFPSHAGPLPAEMRW; encoded by the coding sequence ATGACCCTGTTGACTGATATCACCCCGATGCAGGCGCCGCTGACGGGCGCATCCGCACCGATGTTCGCCCGCCACGCCGGCTACCAGCGCATGTTCCGCGAGGGGGCGCTGACGCTGGGTGTGTTCCTGCCCCTGCGCTTCTATCACGGCGACATGCAGGTGCTGGCCGGCCAGGCCGACCTGGTGAGCCAGCTCGACCGCGACGGCTTCGCCGCCACCTGGGTGCGCGATGTGCCGCTGTATGACCCGTTGTTCGGCGATGCCGGGCAGGTGTTCGATCCGTTCACCTACCTGGCCTACCTGGCCGCGCGCACCGAGCGGCTGGCGTTGGCCACCGGCGCCGCGATCTTCTCGTTGCGACACCCGATCGACCTGGCCAAATCGGCTGCCACCATCGACCAGCTCTCCGGCGGACGCCTGGTGCTGGGCATCGCGTCCGGTGATCGCCCAGTGGAGTTCCCGGCCTATGGCTTGGAGCATGCAGACCGCGGGGAGCGCTTCGCCGCATCGGTGGCGTACGTGCGCCAGCTGATGCAGCACGGGCCCCTGCAGATCGACTCGGCACTGGGCGCACTGCAGGGCGTGGAGCTGCTGCCCAAGCCGGTGGCCGGCGCGATCCCGCTGCTGGTCACCGGCACCTCGCGGCAGACGCTGGACTGGGTGGGGCAGCATGCCGATGGCTGGCTGACCTATCCCGAGGCTACCCACGATGCGGCCGGGCCGAAGCGACTGGCGGCCAAGATCCAGGCGTGGCGTCGTTCGATTCCCGACGGTGGCTTCCGTCCGCACGTCACCAACGAATGGCTGGATCTGGTCGACGATCCGAACCATCCGCGCACGCCGCTCAATGGCGGTTACACGTTGAGGACCGGCCGCAACGGGCTGATCGATCTGCTTGGGCAGTGGCAGCAGGCCGGAGTCAACCACGCCGCGCTCGGTATCCAGTTCTCGCAACGGCCGGCCGCCGAGGTACTGCAGGAACTGGCCGAGTATGTGCTGCCGCTGTTTCCGTCGCATGCGGGGCCTTTACCGGCCGAGATGCGCTGGTAG
- a CDS encoding MarR family winged helix-turn-helix transcriptional regulator, giving the protein MLEIKHQAFLTELARRGQPDAGELALCFQVLSLASAIDQDCASRLAPLGLSEGRFVLLFLLRGADTVLSPHQLAERAGVTRATVTGLLDGLEREQLVSRHSDPDDKRRIHVRLTRSGQTLSARLFDQQTQWIASLFADISTAERQVLGTLLQRVWSRTDAGRTS; this is encoded by the coding sequence ATGCTGGAAATCAAACATCAGGCCTTCCTGACCGAACTGGCGCGACGTGGCCAGCCGGACGCGGGGGAATTGGCGCTGTGTTTCCAGGTGCTGTCGCTGGCCAGCGCGATCGACCAGGACTGCGCCAGTCGTCTGGCACCGCTGGGCTTGAGCGAAGGGCGTTTTGTGCTGCTGTTCCTGCTGCGCGGGGCAGATACAGTGCTGTCGCCCCACCAGTTGGCCGAACGCGCCGGCGTCACCCGTGCCACCGTGACCGGCCTGCTGGATGGCTTGGAGCGCGAGCAGCTGGTGAGCCGTCACAGCGATCCCGATGACAAGCGGCGCATCCACGTGCGCCTGACCCGGTCGGGACAGACACTGTCGGCGCGCCTGTTCGACCAGCAGACGCAGTGGATCGCCTCGCTGTTTGCCGACATCAGCACCGCCGAACGCCAGGTGCTTGGCACGCTGCTGCAGCGCGTGTGGTCGCGCACCGATGCGGGGCGCACCTCATGA
- a CDS encoding DNA alkylation repair protein — protein sequence MKKPITRERRGQLDRGEAEAAHLAEVLAVDFARLMAHVAPTLPASALAPMRNAAKLGITLRMQGAATLLRAHGHGDHAHWSRHASDTVRGWACYLIGSDPALTLERKLDALRALADDPHFGVREWAWLAVRPHIAAEPLRVLAHLQAWVQDASPNVRRFACEALRPRGVWAAHITLFKQEPHHARDLLDALCCDEARYVQDSVGNWLNDAGKSQPDWVRALCSQWQQRHADDPANSYIRKRALRSL from the coding sequence ATGAAAAAGCCGATCACCCGCGAGCGGCGCGGCCAGCTGGATCGGGGCGAGGCCGAAGCGGCCCACCTGGCCGAAGTGCTGGCCGTCGATTTTGCCCGGCTGATGGCCCATGTCGCGCCGACCTTGCCGGCCTCGGCGCTGGCCCCGATGCGCAACGCCGCCAAGCTGGGCATCACCCTGCGCATGCAGGGCGCCGCCACGCTGCTGCGCGCGCATGGGCACGGCGATCATGCCCACTGGTCACGACACGCCAGCGACACCGTACGCGGCTGGGCCTGCTACCTGATCGGCAGCGATCCGGCGCTGACCCTGGAGCGCAAGCTGGATGCCCTGCGCGCCTTGGCCGACGACCCGCACTTTGGCGTACGCGAATGGGCCTGGCTGGCCGTGCGCCCCCACATCGCCGCCGAGCCGCTGCGGGTGCTCGCGCACCTGCAGGCTTGGGTCCAGGATGCGTCGCCGAACGTGCGCCGCTTCGCCTGCGAAGCGCTGCGCCCACGCGGGGTATGGGCCGCGCATATCACCTTGTTCAAGCAGGAACCCCACCATGCACGGGACCTGCTGGACGCACTGTGCTGCGATGAAGCGCGCTACGTGCAGGATTCGGTAGGCAACTGGCTCAACGACGCCGGCAAAAGCCAGCCCGACTGGGTCCGCGCGCTGTGCAGCCAATGGCAGCAGCGCCATGCCGATGATCCGGCCAATAGCTACATCCGCAAGCGCGCCCTGCGCTCGCTCTGA
- a CDS encoding DUF6616 family protein, with the protein MSYMLIELYTATPAWTALDPVSRGALFARIGAGMQHVDPARIKPLAMGPLDTDVPRSSAEQFYAVWQCSDRTDADALLAAIDGTGWHTYFTTTHIAGASGGLQQHLAELAALPKA; encoded by the coding sequence ATGTCTTACATGCTGATCGAGCTCTACACCGCCACCCCCGCCTGGACCGCGCTGGACCCGGTATCGCGGGGGGCGCTCTTCGCCCGCATCGGCGCGGGCATGCAGCATGTCGATCCGGCGCGGATCAAACCGCTGGCCATGGGCCCGCTGGATACGGACGTGCCGCGCAGCAGCGCAGAGCAGTTCTACGCCGTGTGGCAATGCAGCGACCGCACGGACGCTGATGCGCTGCTGGCCGCCATTGATGGCACCGGCTGGCACACCTACTTCACCACCACCCACATCGCGGGCGCATCGGGTGGGCTGCAGCAGCATCTGGCCGAACTGGCGGCGCTGCCGAAGGCATGA
- the aroG gene encoding 3-deoxy-7-phosphoheptulonate synthase AroG has product MPPHTDDLRIRKIEPLTPPAQLLAMLPCDDEASDTVSASRAALHEILHGRDDRLAVVIGPCSIHDPVAAIEYAQRLKPLRDAFADELEIVMRVYFEKPRTTVGWKGLINDPDLDGSFNINKGLRVARGLLRDINKLGLPAGVEFLDVISPQYIADLVAWGAIGARTTESQVHRELASGLSCPVGFKNGTDGNIKIAADAIGAASNPHHFLSVTKEGGTAIVATAGNPDCHVILRGGKTPNYDATHVEATSQTLAKSHLAARIMIDASHANSSKNPENQPKVIADINAQLANGEERIVGVMVESHLVAGRQDLVEGQPLTYGQSITDGCIGWDSSLAVLESLAEAVRARRAARVREAA; this is encoded by the coding sequence ATGCCCCCGCACACCGACGACCTGCGCATCCGCAAGATCGAACCGTTGACCCCGCCGGCCCAGCTGCTGGCCATGCTGCCCTGCGACGATGAAGCCTCCGACACGGTCAGTGCCTCGCGCGCGGCCCTGCACGAAATCCTGCACGGCCGCGATGACCGCCTGGCGGTGGTGATCGGCCCGTGCTCGATCCACGACCCGGTGGCCGCCATCGAATACGCCCAGCGCCTCAAGCCGCTGCGTGACGCCTTTGCTGACGAACTGGAAATCGTCATGCGCGTGTACTTCGAAAAGCCGCGCACCACGGTGGGCTGGAAGGGCCTGATCAACGACCCGGACCTGGACGGCAGCTTCAACATCAACAAGGGCCTGCGCGTGGCGCGCGGCCTGCTGCGCGACATCAACAAGCTCGGCCTGCCGGCCGGCGTGGAATTCCTCGACGTGATCTCGCCGCAGTACATCGCCGACCTGGTGGCCTGGGGCGCGATTGGCGCGCGCACCACTGAGAGCCAGGTGCACCGCGAGCTCGCCTCGGGCCTGTCGTGCCCGGTGGGCTTCAAGAACGGCACCGACGGCAACATCAAGATCGCTGCCGACGCGATTGGTGCTGCGTCGAATCCGCATCACTTCCTGTCGGTGACCAAGGAAGGCGGCACCGCCATCGTCGCCACCGCCGGCAACCCGGATTGCCACGTCATCCTGCGCGGCGGCAAGACGCCCAACTACGACGCCACCCATGTGGAAGCGACCAGCCAGACCCTGGCCAAGTCGCACCTGGCCGCGCGCATCATGATCGATGCCAGCCACGCCAACAGCAGCAAGAACCCGGAGAACCAGCCCAAGGTCATCGCCGACATCAACGCGCAGCTGGCCAACGGCGAAGAGCGCATCGTCGGGGTGATGGTGGAAAGCCACCTGGTGGCCGGTCGCCAGGACCTTGTCGAAGGGCAGCCGCTGACCTACGGCCAGAGCATCACCGATGGCTGCATCGGCTGGGACAGCTCGCTGGCCGTGCTGGAAAGCCTGGCCGAAGCGGTGCGCGCGCGCCGCGCAGCGCGGGTGCGCGAAGCGGCGTAA
- a CDS encoding efflux RND transporter permease subunit, whose protein sequence is MSPLARAIGWFVQHPVATLLLSVAVVLAGLLGLRLLPVAPLPQVDYPAINVSASLPGASPESMAANVATPLERALGTIPGLSRIDSASTQGSTQIELQFELGRDVDSAARDVQAAINAARAQLPSGMPGMPQYNKVNPSQAPILALALSSDSLSPGQIFDVASTVIAQKLAQIPGVGEVQVGGSSLPAVRVSLDPNALNQQRIALDDVAAAIRTANALKPLGTVASQSRQWQLEASLQLRTAAEYRDLIIAMREGRPVHLRDVAQVSEGVEDRYASGFHNQRPAVLLIVSRQPDANIIETVDAINAQMDTLQALLPASIDMQVVMDRSPVIRATLHEAELTLLLAIALVVLVVLAFLGHWRAALVPTLAIPVSLLGALAVIALLGFSLNTLSLMALIVAAVLVVDDAIVVLENIARHRENGTSPMDAALRGAGEVGATLLSMNIALAVVFVSILFLDDFVEKLFREFSLTLVAAMGVSLLVSLSLTPMLCARLLGRERPGAGNVLQRSGTALFERLRGGYVASLQTMLRWLAVPLLLFGAVIGLNVWLFQQVPKGIVPKQDTAQLRGFARGDDGLSFQVMQPKIDAYRKLLLADPAISDIIGYIGGRSGVNNAFIMIKMKPLAERKVSSQQVIDRLRSNMPKIPGGGMFLWVDQDIKLEGSGDSGQYEFQLLSGELEPLRQWAPKVADALRALPELVDVESKGDEGMRQVVLDIDRDAAARLGVDMRMIASVLNNAFSQRQVATLYDTLNQYRVVMELDPRYTQDPSTLDQIHVIGKDGQRLPLSSIASWSYGMAPDRIYHSQQFASVWIEFALAPGVTLDQAVKAVDRAMAGIMLPTHVQAKLSGEAGGFEKLRERQLWLIVGAMLAVYLVLGVLYESFVQPLAILSTLPSAGVGALLALMAFGNELNLISLLGLFLLVGVVMKNTILMIDFALSAERERGLSSYDAICEAARLRFRPILMTSVAALLGTLPLMLATGEGWEMRQPLGIAIVGGLLVSQWLTLYTTPAIYLALARLRRTA, encoded by the coding sequence GTGAGTCCGCTGGCGCGGGCGATCGGCTGGTTCGTGCAGCATCCGGTGGCCACCCTGCTGCTGTCGGTGGCGGTGGTGCTGGCCGGCCTGCTCGGTCTGCGGCTGCTGCCGGTGGCACCGCTGCCGCAGGTGGACTACCCGGCCATCAACGTCAGCGCCAGCCTGCCCGGGGCCAGCCCCGAATCGATGGCGGCCAACGTGGCCACGCCGCTGGAACGGGCGCTGGGCACGATTCCGGGATTGAGCCGGATCGACTCGGCCAGTACCCAGGGCTCCACCCAGATCGAGCTGCAGTTCGAACTGGGGCGCGACGTGGACAGCGCCGCGCGCGACGTGCAGGCAGCGATCAACGCCGCCCGCGCGCAGCTGCCCAGCGGCATGCCGGGCATGCCCCAGTACAACAAGGTCAATCCCTCGCAGGCACCGATCCTGGCGCTGGCGCTGAGTTCGGACAGCCTCTCGCCCGGGCAGATCTTCGATGTGGCCTCCACGGTGATCGCGCAGAAGCTGGCGCAGATTCCGGGCGTAGGCGAAGTGCAGGTGGGCGGCAGTTCGCTGCCGGCGGTGCGGGTGTCGCTGGACCCCAATGCGCTCAACCAGCAGCGCATCGCGCTCGATGACGTGGCCGCGGCCATCCGCACCGCCAACGCGCTCAAGCCGCTGGGCACCGTGGCCAGCCAGAGCCGGCAATGGCAGCTGGAGGCCAGCCTGCAGCTGCGCACCGCCGCCGAGTACCGCGACCTGATCATCGCCATGCGCGAGGGCCGCCCGGTGCACCTGCGCGACGTGGCCCAGGTCAGCGAGGGCGTGGAAGACCGCTATGCCAGCGGCTTCCACAACCAGCGCCCGGCGGTGCTGTTGATCGTCAGCCGGCAGCCGGACGCCAACATCATCGAAACCGTCGACGCCATCAACGCGCAGATGGACACGCTGCAGGCGCTGCTGCCGGCCAGCATCGACATGCAGGTGGTGATGGACCGCTCGCCGGTCATCCGCGCCACCCTGCACGAGGCCGAGCTGACCCTGCTGTTGGCCATTGCCCTGGTGGTGCTGGTGGTCCTGGCCTTCCTGGGTCACTGGCGCGCCGCGCTGGTGCCCACCCTGGCCATTCCGGTGTCGCTGCTGGGCGCACTGGCGGTGATCGCGCTGCTCGGCTTCTCGCTCAACACGCTGTCGCTGATGGCGCTGATCGTGGCCGCGGTGCTGGTGGTGGACGATGCCATCGTGGTGCTGGAGAACATCGCCCGCCATCGCGAGAACGGTACGTCGCCGATGGACGCGGCCCTGCGTGGTGCCGGTGAAGTGGGCGCCACCCTGTTGTCGATGAACATCGCACTGGCGGTGGTGTTCGTGTCGATCCTGTTCCTGGACGACTTCGTGGAGAAGCTGTTCCGCGAGTTCTCGCTGACCCTGGTGGCGGCAATGGGCGTGTCGCTGCTGGTCTCGCTGAGCCTGACCCCGATGCTGTGCGCACGTCTGCTGGGCCGTGAGCGGCCCGGTGCGGGCAACGTGCTGCAGCGGAGCGGCACGGCGTTGTTCGAGCGGCTGCGCGGCGGCTACGTGGCCAGCCTGCAGACGATGCTGCGCTGGCTGGCCGTGCCGTTGCTGCTGTTCGGCGCGGTGATCGGTCTGAACGTGTGGCTGTTCCAGCAGGTGCCCAAGGGCATCGTGCCCAAGCAGGACACTGCGCAGCTGCGTGGCTTCGCGCGCGGCGACGACGGGCTGTCGTTCCAGGTGATGCAGCCCAAGATCGATGCGTATCGGAAGTTGCTGCTGGCCGACCCGGCCATCAGCGACATCATCGGGTACATCGGCGGGCGCAGCGGGGTCAACAACGCCTTCATCATGATCAAGATGAAGCCGCTGGCCGAGCGCAAGGTATCCAGCCAGCAGGTGATCGACCGCCTGCGCAGCAACATGCCGAAGATTCCCGGCGGCGGCATGTTCCTGTGGGTGGACCAGGACATCAAGCTGGAAGGCAGCGGCGACAGCGGCCAGTACGAGTTCCAGCTGCTGTCCGGCGAGCTGGAACCCCTACGGCAATGGGCCCCCAAGGTGGCCGACGCACTGCGCGCCCTGCCTGAGCTGGTGGACGTGGAATCCAAGGGCGACGAGGGCATGCGCCAGGTGGTGCTGGACATCGACCGCGACGCCGCCGCACGGCTGGGCGTGGACATGCGCATGATCGCCTCGGTGCTCAACAACGCCTTCAGCCAGCGCCAGGTGGCCACGCTGTACGACACGCTCAACCAGTACCGCGTGGTGATGGAACTGGACCCCCGCTACACCCAGGACCCGTCCACGCTGGACCAGATCCACGTGATCGGCAAGGACGGTCAGCGCCTGCCGCTGTCCTCCATTGCCAGCTGGTCCTACGGCATGGCACCGGACCGCATTTACCACAGCCAGCAGTTCGCCTCGGTCTGGATCGAGTTCGCGCTCGCACCCGGCGTGACCCTGGACCAGGCGGTGAAAGCCGTGGACCGCGCCATGGCCGGCATCATGCTGCCCACCCATGTGCAGGCCAAGCTGAGTGGCGAGGCCGGTGGCTTCGAGAAACTGCGCGAGCGGCAGCTGTGGCTGATCGTCGGCGCGATGCTGGCGGTGTACCTGGTGCTGGGCGTGCTGTACGAGAGCTTCGTGCAGCCGCTGGCGATCCTGTCCACCTTGCCCTCGGCCGGCGTGGGCGCACTGCTGGCGCTGATGGCGTTCGGCAACGAATTGAACCTGATCTCGCTGCTGGGATTGTTCCTGCTGGTAGGCGTGGTGATGAAGAACACCATCCTGATGATCGACTTCGCGCTGTCGGCCGAACGCGAGCGCGGGTTGTCGTCGTACGACGCCATCTGCGAGGCGGCGCGGCTGCGTTTCCGGCCGATCCTGATGACTAGCGTGGCGGCGTTGCTGGGCACGTTGCCGTTGATGCTGGCTACTGGCGAAGGGTGGGAGATGCGCCAGCCGCTGGGGATCGCGATCGTGGGTGGGTTGCTGGTGAGCCAGTGGTTGACGTTGTATACGACGCCGGCGATCTATCTGGCGTTGGCGCGCTTGCGGCGCACCGCGTGA